In one window of Lacticaseibacillus casei DSM 20011 = JCM 1134 = ATCC 393 DNA:
- a CDS encoding IS30 family transposase, whose amino-acid sequence MQKQDSTHRQKGQHLTSLERGKVAGFRQAGKSNRWIAAEIGVCPQTINNEIKRGTVDQVKKSNGKRVYHRQYLPEAAQARYETARLSCHRPDKFASVQVFLAWYVQRAKQDKWSPDASFGYAKRHKLFTPEELVCASTLYQYIDDQRLEIRNIDLLEKTKRKTSHQHHTKAKRLAGRSIEERPKVVERRRQFGHWEMDTIVGKRNGKESVILTLIERKTRCQLLRLIEGRDADSVSYALRGIKREWGACIKTITADNGPEFTALNTAFAGTETEIFYAHPYTSCDRGTNEAHNRMIRQDFPKGMSLDDISPSQVQATQDRLNQLPRKQQGYCTPQQNFEAEARRVRRMAQ is encoded by the coding sequence ATGCAGAAACAGGATAGCACACACCGCCAAAAAGGTCAGCACTTAACATCACTCGAGCGCGGAAAAGTGGCCGGATTCCGCCAAGCTGGGAAGTCCAATCGTTGGATTGCTGCTGAAATTGGCGTCTGCCCGCAGACCATTAATAATGAAATCAAGCGAGGTACAGTAGATCAGGTCAAGAAGAGTAATGGCAAGCGCGTCTACCATCGACAATACCTGCCAGAGGCTGCTCAGGCTCGTTACGAGACTGCACGCTTGAGCTGCCATCGTCCTGACAAGTTCGCCAGCGTACAGGTCTTCTTAGCCTGGTACGTACAGCGAGCTAAGCAGGACAAATGGTCGCCGGATGCTTCATTCGGCTATGCCAAGCGACACAAGCTGTTTACTCCTGAAGAGCTTGTTTGTGCCTCGACTTTGTACCAGTACATTGACGACCAACGCCTAGAGATTCGAAATATCGACCTGTTGGAGAAGACTAAGCGGAAGACCTCTCACCAGCACCACACCAAGGCTAAGCGCCTGGCTGGCCGCAGTATCGAGGAACGGCCTAAGGTCGTTGAACGACGCAGGCAGTTCGGTCACTGGGAGATGGATACCATTGTCGGTAAACGCAATGGCAAGGAGAGCGTCATCTTGACTCTGATTGAGCGCAAGACCCGTTGCCAACTTCTCCGCTTGATCGAAGGACGAGATGCAGACTCTGTGAGCTATGCATTGCGTGGAATCAAGCGCGAATGGGGAGCTTGCATCAAGACCATCACAGCCGACAACGGACCCGAGTTCACCGCCTTAAATACTGCTTTTGCTGGGACGGAAACTGAGATCTTCTACGCCCATCCTTACACGTCCTGCGACCGTGGCACCAACGAGGCACATAACCGGATGATCCGCCAGGACTTCCCTAAGGGCATGTCCCTAGATGACATTAGCCCTAGTCAAGTGCAGGCCACGCAAGACCGCTTGAATCAGTTGCCTCGCAAACAACAGGGCTACTGCACACCCCAGCAAAACTTTGAGGCCGAAGCTCGGCGCGTTCGCCGCATGGCCCAGTAG